In Halovivax gelatinilyticus, the following are encoded in one genomic region:
- a CDS encoding NUDIX hydrolase, whose translation MNPQPSDDTMDEYGYVVNVDAAVFDDGEYLFIERSADEDHAAGQLAFPGGKLEASPETTDAIERTARREVVEEVGVEVGAVTYVCSATFEDDAGTSCLNVVTLCTHRSGEGHVRAPEEVAAVHWLSPDALCDRTDVPPYLLEYVARVEAVRQAERPD comes from the coding sequence ATGAATCCACAGCCGAGTGACGATACCATGGACGAATACGGCTACGTCGTCAACGTCGATGCGGCGGTCTTCGACGACGGTGAGTACCTCTTCATCGAACGGAGCGCCGACGAGGATCACGCCGCCGGACAGCTGGCGTTTCCGGGCGGGAAACTCGAAGCGTCACCCGAGACGACGGATGCTATCGAGCGGACCGCTCGCCGTGAGGTCGTCGAAGAGGTCGGCGTCGAGGTGGGAGCGGTGACCTACGTCTGCAGCGCCACGTTCGAGGACGACGCCGGAACGTCGTGTCTGAACGTGGTGACGCTCTGTACACACCGATCCGGAGAGGGCCACGTCCGAGCACCCGAGGAGGTCGCGGCCGTCCACTGGTTGTCGCCGGACGCGCTTTGTGACCGTACTGACGTCCCGCCGTACCTGCTCGAGTACGTAGCGCGAGTCGAGGCCGTCAGGCAGGCAGAACGCCCGGACTGA
- a CDS encoding NADPH-dependent FMN reductase: protein MTSGPSILAVSGSLRDESYTRTALKYVLAAAADAGAETDLLDLREYDLPLYDPDVDEQGDETEVRRRVRDADALVLGTPVYHGSYSGALKNFHDYCGKDDYEHTTVGLLATAGGGSFGPTLDHLRSTVRGVHGWVVPNQVGIRNARNQFVDDPNAIDGRAVRDSSLEDRFERLGETLVAYAYIDPTQVAESASAADD, encoded by the coding sequence ATGACTTCTGGCCCGTCCATTCTCGCCGTCTCGGGCAGCCTCCGCGACGAGAGCTACACGCGGACGGCACTGAAATACGTCCTCGCGGCCGCGGCGGACGCCGGCGCCGAGACCGACCTCCTGGACCTTCGCGAGTACGACCTCCCGCTGTACGACCCTGACGTCGACGAGCAGGGCGACGAGACCGAGGTCCGTCGGCGCGTTCGCGACGCGGACGCGCTCGTCCTCGGAACGCCGGTCTACCACGGCTCGTACTCCGGTGCGCTGAAGAACTTTCACGACTACTGCGGCAAGGACGACTACGAACACACGACCGTCGGCCTGCTGGCGACGGCCGGCGGCGGCAGTTTCGGCCCGACGCTCGATCACCTCCGATCGACGGTCCGGGGCGTCCACGGCTGGGTGGTGCCGAACCAGGTCGGCATCAGAAACGCGAGAAATCAGTTCGTCGACGATCCGAACGCGATCGACGGCCGCGCCGTTCGCGACTCGTCACTCGAAGATCGATTCGAGCGCCTCGGCGAGACGCTCGTCGCGTACGCGTACATCGATCCGACGCAGGTAGCCGAGTCGGCATCCGCCGCGGACGACTAG
- a CDS encoding NUDIX domain-containing protein, which yields MDATERSRERLRHLQSRLAERDEFAVIDDAWDVSAETYERERVRFDEEALGGAGAWMTNDDGAVLLVRNEGDDGWSDPGGKREAGETFAEAAEREVREETGVECRLRGVREFHRIEHRSPDERGSIYEAIVIFDAEYVSGEPKPRAGEIADVAWFTDPPERVLYEQVRTRPYPGR from the coding sequence ATGGACGCGACCGAACGGAGCCGCGAGCGGCTTCGACACCTCCAGTCGCGACTGGCCGAACGGGACGAGTTCGCGGTGATCGACGACGCGTGGGACGTCTCGGCGGAAACCTACGAGCGCGAACGCGTCCGGTTCGACGAGGAGGCGCTCGGCGGCGCGGGCGCCTGGATGACGAACGACGACGGGGCCGTCCTGCTGGTCCGTAACGAGGGTGACGACGGGTGGAGCGATCCCGGCGGCAAGCGAGAAGCCGGCGAAACCTTCGCCGAAGCCGCCGAGCGCGAGGTGCGCGAGGAGACGGGCGTCGAGTGTCGCCTGCGGGGCGTCCGCGAGTTTCACCGAATCGAGCATCGGTCGCCCGACGAACGGGGATCGATCTACGAGGCGATCGTTATCTTCGACGCCGAGTACGTGTCGGGCGAACCGAAACCGCGCGCCGGTGAGATCGCCGACGTGGCGTGGTTCACCGACCCGCCGGAACGAGTCCTGTACGAACAGGTTCGAACGCGGCCGTACCCGGGCCGGTAA
- a CDS encoding GIY-YIG nuclease family protein, translated as MTDHVVYVLECADGTLYTGYTTDIDRRVDEHNAGDGAKYTRSRTPVDVVHVERYESRSAAMSREYEIKTYSRAEKERLVGL; from the coding sequence ATGACGGATCACGTCGTCTACGTTCTGGAGTGTGCCGACGGAACGCTGTATACGGGCTACACCACCGATATCGATCGACGGGTCGACGAACACAACGCCGGCGACGGGGCGAAGTACACCCGATCGCGCACGCCCGTCGACGTCGTCCACGTCGAACGCTACGAGAGCCGGTCGGCCGCGATGAGTCGCGAGTACGAGATCAAAACCTACTCGCGGGCCGAAAAGGAGCGTCTCGTCGGGCTCTAG
- the samp2 gene encoding ubiquitin-like small modifier protein SAMP2, translating to MRVTVDVKGENTHEVDLDEVASPTAPDDAPPTYADLLAAVEYSPHEVSVLVDGRPVPEDQPVEADHVTVLRLIKGG from the coding sequence ATGCGCGTAACCGTCGACGTGAAGGGCGAGAACACCCACGAGGTCGACCTCGACGAGGTGGCCTCCCCGACCGCACCCGACGACGCCCCGCCGACGTACGCCGATCTCCTCGCCGCCGTCGAGTACTCGCCCCACGAGGTGAGCGTCCTCGTCGATGGCCGACCGGTTCCCGAGGATCAACCCGTCGAGGCGGACCACGTGACCGTCCTTCGCCTCATCAAAGGCGGGTGA
- the tenA gene encoding thiaminase II, with product MSFSDELLAEGTDIWEAQYEHPFVTELAAGTLDPAAFRHWVEQDYRYLLDYARTFAIAGTKARREEVMAGLMGVAHTVLDFEMDLHREFAADYGISREELERTEKVATCVAYTNFLVRTAHEGTLPEIAAAIYPCGQGYLDVAERMAELADETHRYTPFIEKYTSDEFYEAVDWMRWLVDDCADRNPGEHDAMREAFLTSARLEHDFWEMCYTREEWSV from the coding sequence ATGTCGTTCAGCGACGAACTCCTCGCCGAGGGGACTGACATCTGGGAGGCACAGTACGAACACCCGTTCGTCACGGAACTGGCGGCGGGAACGCTCGATCCGGCGGCGTTTCGACACTGGGTCGAACAGGACTATCGGTACCTGCTCGATTACGCGCGGACGTTCGCCATCGCGGGAACGAAGGCTCGCCGCGAGGAGGTGATGGCCGGCCTGATGGGCGTCGCACACACGGTCCTCGACTTCGAGATGGACCTCCACCGGGAGTTCGCCGCCGACTACGGCATCTCGCGCGAGGAGCTCGAACGGACCGAGAAAGTGGCGACCTGCGTCGCCTACACCAACTTCCTCGTCCGAACCGCCCACGAGGGGACGCTGCCCGAAATCGCGGCGGCGATCTACCCCTGCGGACAGGGCTACTTGGACGTCGCCGAACGCATGGCCGAGTTGGCCGACGAGACGCATCGATACACGCCGTTCATCGAGAAGTACACCAGCGACGAGTTTTACGAGGCGGTCGACTGGATGCGCTGGCTCGTCGACGACTGCGCCGATCGGAATCCGGGCGAACACGACGCCATGCGCGAGGCGTTCCTGACCAGCGCTCGGCTCGAACACGACTTCTGGGAGATGTGTTATACGCGGGAGGAGTGGTCCGTGTGA
- a CDS encoding class I SAM-dependent DNA methyltransferase, whose product MEDDDSRVDSYRLERARFYDRQLAGIDRPDVDYYRRLANDVDGSVLEIACGTGRVYLELLAAGVDVDGFDLSADALSVLRENAAERDLEPSVWTADATDFETDRRYDLAICPFNAVQNLPTIDDQLSALESVHDALAPGGRFVFDVFVPGFDVICETYGEWETKSTEYRGEAHEVRTRTRMADEVEQRFAVETELYDSSGSLVFAEDDRLSMLPKRQIELLARASPFSDWAVTGDFSDEPIEDGHSIQVWKLVV is encoded by the coding sequence ATGGAAGACGACGATTCGAGAGTCGATTCCTATCGACTCGAACGAGCGCGGTTTTACGACCGGCAGCTCGCAGGAATCGACCGGCCCGACGTCGACTACTACCGAAGGCTGGCGAACGATGTTGACGGTTCCGTCCTCGAAATCGCCTGCGGAACCGGTCGGGTGTACCTTGAACTGCTGGCGGCGGGCGTCGATGTCGATGGCTTCGACCTCTCTGCGGACGCGTTGTCGGTGCTCCGCGAGAACGCCGCCGAGCGCGACCTGGAGCCGTCGGTCTGGACCGCCGACGCGACCGATTTCGAGACGGACCGCCGGTACGATCTCGCGATCTGTCCGTTCAACGCCGTCCAGAACCTGCCGACGATCGACGACCAGCTGTCGGCGCTCGAATCCGTTCACGACGCGCTCGCCCCCGGTGGCCGGTTCGTCTTCGACGTCTTCGTTCCGGGCTTCGACGTCATCTGTGAGACGTACGGCGAGTGGGAGACGAAATCGACCGAGTACCGCGGTGAGGCCCACGAGGTGAGAACCCGGACGCGAATGGCCGACGAGGTCGAACAGCGCTTCGCCGTCGAAACCGAACTGTACGATTCGAGCGGTTCGCTCGTCTTCGCGGAGGACGATCGACTCTCGATGCTCCCCAAGCGCCAGATCGAACTGCTCGCCCGCGCGTCGCCGTTTTCGGATTGGGCCGTCACCGGCGACTTCAGCGACGAGCCGATCGAAGACGGCCACTCGATCCAGGTCTGGAAGCTGGTCGTCTGA
- a CDS encoding phosphoglucomutase/phosphomannomutase family protein, which yields MEQISFGTDGWRATLETFTNRRVRIVGQAVASYLRDEGERAPVAVGYDARETSEGFAEELSRVLCANGFDVLFAERDCPTPLVAHAIVDRGLAGALVVTASHNPPEYNGVKFIPADGAPASPTVMDAVADRLAEPEVRADAERGAVRRVEFGDSHASAALDVLAAYGSDATDPLSELTIAYDAMYGSGRGYTDALLERAGASVERLRCERDPTFGGSPPEPAPEHLGELIERVTTGEADLGIANDGDADRLAVVTPARGALDENLFFAALYDWLLEDASGPAIRTVSTTYLIDRVAEAHDERAYEVPVGFKWVAAAMADRDALVGGEESGGFTVRGHVREKDGVLVALLAAAMCAEESIDERVDRLLAEHGTVSQDKRSVACPDAEKRRVVEDLESAIPDEVAGVAVADVNTADGFKLLLADGSWLLVRPSGTEPVLRVYAEASDDERVGTLLSAGTALVESVV from the coding sequence ATGGAGCAGATCTCGTTCGGGACCGACGGCTGGCGGGCCACGCTGGAGACGTTCACGAACCGCCGGGTGCGGATCGTCGGTCAGGCAGTCGCCAGTTACCTGAGAGACGAAGGCGAACGGGCGCCGGTCGCCGTCGGCTACGACGCCAGAGAGACGTCCGAGGGCTTCGCGGAGGAGCTCTCGCGGGTGCTGTGTGCCAACGGGTTCGACGTCCTGTTCGCCGAACGCGACTGCCCGACGCCGCTCGTCGCCCACGCGATCGTCGATCGCGGGCTAGCCGGCGCGCTCGTCGTGACGGCCTCGCACAACCCGCCGGAGTACAACGGCGTGAAGTTCATCCCCGCAGACGGTGCGCCCGCGTCGCCGACGGTCATGGACGCCGTCGCCGATCGGCTCGCCGAACCCGAAGTGAGAGCTGACGCCGAACGCGGGGCGGTGCGGCGGGTCGAATTCGGCGATTCGCACGCGAGCGCGGCCCTCGACGTGCTCGCGGCGTACGGATCGGATGCGACCGATCCCCTCTCGGAACTCACCATCGCCTACGACGCCATGTACGGCTCCGGACGCGGCTACACCGACGCGTTGCTCGAACGGGCCGGCGCGTCCGTCGAGCGGCTCCGCTGTGAGCGCGATCCGACCTTCGGCGGCTCGCCGCCCGAACCCGCCCCCGAACACCTGGGCGAGCTGATCGAGCGCGTCACGACCGGCGAGGCCGACCTCGGCATCGCGAACGACGGTGACGCGGACCGACTGGCCGTCGTGACGCCCGCCCGCGGCGCGCTCGACGAGAACCTGTTCTTCGCGGCGCTGTACGACTGGCTGCTCGAGGACGCCTCCGGCCCGGCGATTCGAACGGTCTCGACGACGTACCTGATCGATCGGGTCGCCGAGGCGCACGACGAGCGAGCCTACGAGGTTCCGGTCGGCTTCAAGTGGGTGGCCGCGGCGATGGCCGACCGCGACGCGCTCGTCGGCGGCGAGGAGTCCGGCGGGTTCACCGTCCGCGGTCACGTCCGGGAGAAAGATGGCGTCCTCGTGGCGCTGCTCGCGGCCGCGATGTGCGCCGAAGAATCGATCGACGAGCGCGTCGATCGGTTGCTCGCCGAGCACGGGACGGTGAGCCAGGACAAGCGAAGCGTCGCCTGTCCGGATGCCGAGAAACGCCGCGTCGTCGAGGACCTCGAATCCGCGATTCCGGACGAGGTGGCCGGCGTCGCCGTCGCGGACGTGAACACGGCCGACGGCTTCAAACTCCTGCTCGCCGACGGATCGTGGCTGCTCGTCCGCCCGAGCGGGACGGAACCGGTCCTTCGGGTCTACGCCGAGGCCAGCGACGACGAGCGGGTCGGGACGTTGCTATCTGCGGGAACGGCGCTGGTCGAGTCGGTCGTGTGA
- a CDS encoding phosphatase PAP2 family protein has protein sequence MWFDPAVVELIRDSTPVWLVVGLVLLSFFGSATLITPLLVCVHWLERRARTLTWIGIVFGSYALRSFIKSLNSLGRPPVDPPLESSVFPSLVRPLYAHPVEIATTSFPSGHVMTATVFWGLFVVDTDWFSTRVRFTIGGTIVAIVGVSRVVVGAHYPGDVVGGLLIGVAFLAVVLWLRARTTEPVAVTIGTAGLLAAAVLSFSSSETGEWVLGVSIGILLAWYWPVCRSLVRDHRNRPVSQRVLGTFPLALGATGIAITALGGHDLLGVLIAIVGGVVLVAVGRSALLTDRLASIGRRHAW, from the coding sequence ATGTGGTTCGATCCGGCCGTCGTCGAACTGATCCGAGATAGCACGCCGGTGTGGCTCGTCGTCGGTCTCGTCCTCCTGTCTTTTTTCGGCAGTGCGACGTTGATCACGCCGTTGCTCGTCTGCGTACACTGGCTGGAACGACGAGCGCGAACGCTCACCTGGATCGGGATCGTCTTCGGCAGCTACGCGTTGCGATCGTTCATCAAGTCGCTCAACTCGCTGGGTCGGCCGCCGGTCGATCCGCCCCTGGAATCCTCGGTCTTTCCATCACTCGTCAGACCGCTGTACGCCCACCCCGTCGAGATCGCGACGACGTCGTTTCCGAGCGGCCACGTGATGACCGCGACGGTGTTCTGGGGATTGTTCGTCGTGGACACTGACTGGTTTTCGACACGAGTACGATTCACCATCGGCGGGACGATCGTGGCGATCGTCGGCGTCTCGCGCGTGGTGGTCGGGGCACACTACCCCGGCGACGTCGTCGGCGGTCTCCTGATCGGGGTCGCGTTCCTCGCGGTGGTACTGTGGCTTCGAGCCAGGACGACCGAACCCGTCGCCGTCACGATCGGTACGGCGGGGTTACTCGCCGCGGCCGTCCTGTCGTTCTCTTCGAGCGAAACCGGCGAGTGGGTGCTCGGGGTCTCGATCGGCATCCTCCTTGCGTGGTACTGGCCGGTGTGCCGCTCGCTCGTCCGTGACCACCGGAACCGGCCCGTCTCACAGCGGGTTCTCGGTACGTTTCCGCTCGCGCTCGGCGCCACCGGAATCGCGATTACCGCCCTCGGCGGCCACGACCTCCTGGGAGTCCTCATCGCGATCGTCGGTGGGGTCGTGCTGGTGGCCGTCGGTCGATCCGCACTCCTGACAGATCGGCTGGCGTCGATCGGTCGTCGCCACGCGTGGTGA
- a CDS encoding S66 family peptidase: MNDEFIVPPALEPGDRVAIISPSSGAAAAYPHVYELGLERLRERFDLQPVEYPTATAEGEYLDANPEARARDVEDAFRDPEIDGVLATIGGDDQIRIVEHLDPTVLGDYPTRFFGYSDNTVLASVLWNQGVASFYGPMVMTEFAMQGSMFEHSVEYARRALFEETVGEIEPADSFSDEDLEWADPANLERERERESSDGWRWTGGAEPVTGRTWGGCLTVLDHMLAADIAVPEPERLDDAILLLETSEVLPEDWYVRQVLMSMGERGLLERIGGVVVGRAKARSRSCQRDSKARRAYRRTQRETIETEIARYAPDAPIVFDVEFGHCAPSVPVPVGAMATVDPADERIVFTGG, encoded by the coding sequence ATGAACGACGAATTCATCGTCCCGCCGGCGCTCGAACCCGGCGATCGGGTTGCGATCATCTCCCCTAGTTCCGGCGCGGCTGCCGCGTATCCCCACGTCTACGAGCTCGGACTCGAGCGGCTCCGCGAGAGGTTCGACCTCCAACCGGTCGAGTATCCGACCGCGACTGCCGAGGGCGAATACCTCGACGCAAATCCCGAAGCGCGGGCCCGCGACGTCGAGGACGCCTTTCGCGACCCCGAAATCGACGGCGTGCTCGCCACGATCGGCGGCGACGATCAGATCCGGATCGTCGAACACCTCGATCCAACGGTCCTGGGCGACTACCCCACGAGGTTTTTCGGCTACAGCGACAACACCGTGCTCGCCTCGGTGCTGTGGAACCAGGGTGTCGCTTCCTTCTACGGACCGATGGTGATGACCGAGTTCGCGATGCAGGGATCGATGTTCGAGCATTCGGTCGAGTACGCTCGACGGGCATTGTTCGAGGAGACCGTTGGGGAAATCGAGCCGGCCGACAGCTTCAGCGACGAGGATCTCGAGTGGGCTGATCCCGCGAACCTGGAGCGCGAACGCGAACGGGAGTCCTCGGACGGCTGGCGCTGGACTGGCGGGGCCGAGCCGGTGACGGGCCGCACCTGGGGCGGGTGCCTGACCGTTCTCGATCACATGCTCGCAGCGGACATCGCCGTTCCCGAACCGGAACGGCTCGACGACGCAATCCTCCTGCTCGAAACTTCGGAAGTCTTGCCCGAGGACTGGTACGTCCGGCAGGTGCTGATGAGTATGGGCGAACGAGGGCTGCTCGAACGGATCGGCGGCGTCGTCGTCGGTCGCGCGAAAGCCCGTTCACGATCGTGTCAGCGAGATTCCAAAGCCCGTCGCGCCTACCGGCGAACGCAACGAGAGACGATCGAAACCGAAATCGCCCGCTACGCACCCGATGCACCGATCGTCTTCGACGTCGAGTTCGGCCACTGCGCCCCCTCCGTTCCGGTCCCCGTAGGGGCGATGGCGACGGTTGACCCCGCCGACGAGCGAATCGTTTTCACCGGTGGGTGA
- a CDS encoding GNAT family N-acetyltransferase: MSDQPNPVASVRPATDDDALDVRRVLDAAVLAYDGLDARIEADGALVATTRETTIAGVILLDPEPSTVVTGWDEFRGPLAEFGAGAHIDAIAVRKARRGRGVGTRLVETALDREGWLTAHFAGSVRPFYEALGFEVRPLADERFAGVRGHRGDDVER; this comes from the coding sequence GTGAGCGATCAGCCGAACCCGGTAGCGAGCGTCCGTCCCGCGACCGACGACGACGCGCTCGACGTCAGGCGAGTTCTGGACGCGGCGGTACTCGCCTACGACGGGCTCGACGCCCGTATCGAGGCGGACGGCGCCCTCGTCGCGACGACTCGCGAGACGACGATCGCCGGCGTGATCCTCCTCGACCCTGAGCCGTCGACGGTCGTGACGGGGTGGGACGAGTTTCGTGGGCCGCTCGCCGAATTCGGGGCAGGTGCACACATCGACGCGATTGCCGTCAGGAAAGCGCGACGAGGGCGGGGCGTCGGGACGCGTCTCGTCGAGACGGCTCTCGACCGCGAGGGGTGGCTGACGGCGCACTTCGCCGGCTCAGTTCGACCGTTCTACGAGGCGCTCGGGTTCGAGGTTCGACCGCTGGCCGACGAGCGGTTCGCCGGAGTGCGTGGGCATCGCGGTGACGACGTCGAGCGCTGA